A window of Pomacea canaliculata isolate SZHN2017 linkage group LG3, ASM307304v1, whole genome shotgun sequence contains these coding sequences:
- the LOC112560045 gene encoding cyclic nucleotide-binding domain-containing protein 2-like: MALLLPSYGSSGVTGRCRTGRRSLLQLESGTDLVTALPGQRHVTQSETSFERFKRTAGLVKLIVKICNLLKRFVDRHDSDSWSSVEMYLHFQQRIKDDLAFNPQSFTKAQPLNGGPKLQKLLAVHPSLRTSTHIKKIMAIIRVHRGFSDFPVHIQIQLCRCLQYELYEARRLLLRQGHRPTAFYLLLTGSLMVNIQDTHPVTGQTFIRTVSDLKQGDCFGELALLEQTTRTATIICKTQTELASISKEDFDQIVRSQLLKQRDQNILFCQKQLLFENFPCEVFYDNPDGFFFQFCPAGTVIVRNGQECAYILFVKSGKCRLISSYNSCDIVKTQMEAASREAQKAFPLYAAMTTAIPLFHVPTRNSP; the protein is encoded by the exons ATGGCGTTACTGCTCCCTTCGTACGGCAGCAGCGGCGTCACGGGTAGGTGCCGCACAGGCCGTCGCTCGTTGCTTCAGTTGGAGAGTGGCACAGATCTCGTAACTGCACTGCCTGGCCAGAGACACGTCACACAGTCCGAGACC AGTTTTGAGAGGTTTAAGCGGACGGCAGGACTGGTGAAACTAATCGTGAAAATCTGCAATTTACTGAAAAG GTTTGTAGATCGCCACGACTCCGACAGTTGGTCCTCCGTAGAGATGTACCTCCATTTCCAGCAACGAATAAAAGATGATCTGGCGTTTAACCCTCAGAGTTTCACGAAAGCGCAGCCA CTGAATGGCGGTCCGAAACTCCAGAAGTTGCTGGCAGTGCATCCAAGTCTCAGAACATCCACTCACATCAAGAAA ATCATGGCGATCATAAGAGttcaccgaggcttcagcgACTTTCCTGTTCACATCCAGATTCAGCTGTGCCGCTGTCTGCAGTATGAACT GTACGAGGCCCGCCGTCTGCTACTGCGTCAAGGCCATCGACCAACGGCCTTCTACCTGCTGCTGACAGGATCATTGATGGTCAACATCCAGGATACACACCCTGTCACTGGACAGACCTTCATCCGTACAGTGTCCGATCTCAAGCAGGGGGACTGCTTCGGG GAGCTGGCCTTGCtagagcagacgacaagaacGGCGACCATTATctgcaaaacacaaacagagcTGGCGTCGATATCCAaagag GACTTCGATCAGATCGTTCGGTCTCAACTCTTGAAGCAAAGAGACCAGAATATTCTCTTCTGCCA gaAGCAGTTGCTGTTTGAAAATTTCCCTTGCGAAGTTTTTTATGACAACCCTGATGGATTCTTCTTCCAGTTCTGTCC GGCTGGAACGGTCATCGTCAGAAACGGCCAAGAGTGTGCCTACATCCTGTTCGTCAAATCT GGCAAGTGTCGACTAATCAGCAGCTACAACAGCTGCGACATCGTCAAAACACAGATGGAGGCCGCCTCGCGAGAGGCCCAAAAGGCGTTCCCGCTCTACGCGGCGATGACAACGGCAATCCCGCTCTTCCACGTGCCGACCAG GAACTCACCCTGA
- the LOC112560083 gene encoding CREB-binding protein-like, producing the protein MEKLGLGINDNSGADKQENPSEYYRKCIQRCIQMLEHTYQCRGANCHLHSCAKMKRVLAHTKSCRRKANGGCPICKQLIALCCYHAKRCTEYKCMVPFCQQLKHKLRQPELQQCLHQAQMLRRRMAVMTSPDVTSSNIVSNGIGGGEADATSQPSPQ; encoded by the coding sequence atggaaaaattgGGACTTGGCATCAATGATAACTCAGGTGCAGACAAACAGGAAAACCCTTCAGAATATTATCGCAAATGCATCCAGAGGTGTATTCAGATGTTGGAGCATACTTACCAGTGCAGAGGCGCAAATTGCCATCTGCATTCCTGTGCAAAGATGAAGCGTGTGCTTGCTCATACAAAGAGTTGCAGGCGCAAAGCAAATGGTGGATGCCCCATCTGCAAACAGCTGATAGCCCTTTGCTGCTATCACGCCAAGCGCTGCACAGAGTATAAATGCATGGTCCCCTTCTGTCAACAACTAAAACACAAGTTGCGCCAGCCGGAACTTCAACAGTGTTTGCACCAGGCCCAGATGCTGCGCCGTCGCATGGCTGTCATGACCTCGCCGGATGTTACTTCAAGCAACATAGTCAGCAATGGCATTGGGGGAGGAGAGGCTGATGCTACCTCACAGCCCTCACCACAGTGA
- the LOC112559650 gene encoding LOW QUALITY PROTEIN: uncharacterized protein LOC112559650 (The sequence of the model RefSeq protein was modified relative to this genomic sequence to represent the inferred CDS: inserted 2 bases in 1 codon; deleted 1 base in 1 codon), with amino-acid sequence MAVKTMKEINIGNHLHNSSEDDSLENISNRLEEVQSMVKPKAEFSTLLKDLPSEQKDRILKLAYTNADVFKRDRRKDWKPQDRLLSAIRTVFLMTCACVSSRRYFNSADPEAGPAVMRKQRKLHAEGSRGKGVGKYSLSSEMQLALTTPPEYRTHQHLKRVQWLLRTTKAFQHLFPEELEKDVAMVVGYERYDDNRHIAYQGRAPERFYYVLAGRVQQLKEYKLSLGCIIKPMGFMNKNATSDPEELEHQWLREYHLVAKGTVEVLTVHRDDFIRLQHTVQGPPIDFLWSIELFKEFPCDLFLQNPDAIDFKYYGQNRVVAKDINKTPWLYVVKSGFVKVVRAQRVIDVQNENKFALQPTEELGCGRSFSHAHAMLDLLAKQRRMKTDTDIVLPELHVCCSCLRRRGADGGGRKGVRRKSRSMQEKHINSEFAGSVPVITVEEHHDHDNNTATSPSPSLKASSTSVLPPISLSFHEPNISKTNSYSNKTHVVRSVPVGGSRRGSTNILVPRGTFLTRERTEAGSGAGASPLLLPSGVALGKKPKKEPIMRRAYLQLDLLRPGDVFGLEDIAEKFRYREDDEEEGLEHFDSPTNPDHQGPPISLVSDGAELIKINKRFFMQHAQNNTMLRVETMQRSYLSTEEAKPXLYDKETWSQYKNILMQRLIASLSR; translated from the exons ATGGCTGTAAAGACTATGAAGGAAATCAATATTGGCAACCATCTCCATAATTCTTCAG AAGATGACTCGCTGGAGAACATCAGCAACAGGCTGGAGGAGGTGCAGTCGATGGTCAAACCCAAAGCCGAGTTCTCGACCCTGCTGAAGGATTTGCCGTCGGAGCAGAAGGACCGTATTCTT aagctgGCATATACAAACGCAGATGTGTTTAAGCGGGATAGAAGGAAGGACTGGAAG CCTCAAGACCGTCTTCTGTCTGCCATCCGCACCGTGTTCTTAATGACATGTGCCTGTGTCAGCAGCCGCCG GTACTTCAACTCAGCTGACCCGGAAGCAGGGCCTGCTGTCATGCGCAAACAACGAAAACTCCACGCAGAAGGAAGTCGTGGGAAAGGTGTTGGTAAATATAGT CTGAGCTCAGAGATGCAGCTTGCCTTGACAACGCCACCAGAGTACAGGACTCACCAGCATCTTAAAAGG GTCCAGTGGTTGCTACGAACAACAAAAGCGTTTCAGCATCTGTTCCCTGAGGAGCTGGAGAAAGACGTGGCTATGGTGGTAGGATACGAGAG GTATGATGACAACAGGCACATTGCATACCAAGGCCGCGCTCCCGAACGGTTCTATTACGTCTTGGCCGGCAGGG TTCAACAGCTCAAAGAGTACAAGCTCAGTCTGGGCTGCATCATCAAGCCAATGGGCTTCATGAACAAAAATGCAACATCAGAC CCAGAGGAGCTGGAGCATCAGTGGCTCCGCGAATATCATCTGGTTGCCAAGGGAACCGTGGAAGTTCTTACCGTCCATAGAGAT GACTTTATTCGGCTGCAGCACACCGTTCAAGGGCCACCCATTGATTTCCTGTG GTCGATCGAGCTGTTCAAGGAGTTCCCGTGTGATCTGTTTCTTCAAAACCCGGATGCCATCGACTTCAAGTATTATGG GCAAAACCGTGTTGTGGCGAAGGATATCAACAAAACACCTTGGCTGTATGTAGTTAAGTCG GGCTTTGTCAAAGTTGTGCGCGCGCAGCGTGTCATCGACGTCCAGAACGAAAACAAGTTCGCGCTGCAGCCCACCGAGGAGCTGGGATGTGGTCGCTCCTTCAGCCACGCGCATG CTATGCTGGATTTACTGGCCAAGCAGCGCAGGATGAAGACCGACACGGACATCGTCCTGCCGGAG CTACACGTGTGTTGTAGTTGCTTGCGGCGACGGGGAGCTGATGGCGGTGGAAGGAAAGGAGTGAGAAGAAAGTCTAGGAGCATGCAGGAGAAACACATAA ATTCCGAGTTTGCGGGCAGTGTGCCGGTCATTACTGTAGAGGAGCACCACGACCATGACAACAACACGGCGACGTCACCGTCACCGTCACTC AAAGCCAGCTCCACGTCTGTCCTGCCGCCCATCAGCCTCAGCTTCCACGAGCCCAACATCAGCAAGACCAACAGCTACAGCAACAAGACCCACGTGGTGCGCAGCGTGCCTGTGGGCGGGAGCAGGAGAGGGAGCACCAACATCCTGGTCCCGCGCGGCACCTTCCTCACCCGGGAGAGGACGGAGGCAGGTTCGGGTGCAGGGGCATCGCCTCTGCTTCTTCCATCCGGGGTGGCGCTGGGCAAGAAGCCCAAGAAGGAGCCCATCATGCGGAGAGCTTACCTGCAGCTTGACCTCCTCCGACCCGGCGACGTCTTC GGCTTGGAGGATATAGCTGAGAAATTCCGTTACCGAgaggatgatgaagaggag GGTCTGGAGCACTTCGACTCTCCGACAAACCCAGATCATCAAGGTCCACCCATCAGCCTG GTGAGCGATGGCGCGGAGCTGATCAAGATCAACAAGAGG TTTTTCATGCAGCACGCGCAGAATAACACCATGTTGCGCGTGGAAACCATG CAACGATCCTACCTGTCAACCGAAGAAGCAAAACC TCTCTACGACAAAGAAACATGGAGTCAATACAAGAACATCCTTATGCAGCGTTTGATCGCCAGCCTGTCCAGGTAG
- the LOC112560084 gene encoding 60S ribosomal protein L31-like has translation MAPPRRRENKKAVTNEVITKECTINLHKRIHGIGFKKRAPRAIKEIRKFAEKMMGTPDVRIDIRLNKHLWSQGIRHVPHRVRVRLARKRNEDEDSVHRLYTLVTFVACPDFKGKQTLNVDNE, from the exons ATGGCACCTCCAAGACGCCGTGAAAACAAGAAAGCTGTCACCAATGAGGTGATAACAAAAGAGTGCACTATAAATTTGCACAAACGCATCCATGGAAT TGGATTCAAGAAGAGGGCACCTCGTGCTATCAAAGAAATTCGCAAGTTTGCAGAAAAGATGATGGGTACACCAGATGTGAGGATAGATATTCGACTGAATAAACATCTGTGGTCTCAAGGTATCCG ACACGTCCCTCATAGGGTGCGGGTTCGCCTTGCTCGCAAAAGAAATGAAGACGAAGACTCTGTCCACAGGCTTTACACACTTGTTACATTTGTTGCATGCCCTGACTTTAAAG GCAAGCAGACACTCAATGTGGACAACGAGTAA
- the LOC112560046 gene encoding uncharacterized protein LOC112560046 has translation MSGHNVKRLDFLRLDTDGYAQIAELGAGDVFGLETLVRRKCPRVSVVSEGAEVIFISKKLFLQEANIRVLRIVNDMMIHYPSATDIHEQLEDQRKWSRFKHAQVQRVLTRAGRRKDTPLCVRSSS, from the exons ATGTCAGGACACAAT GTCAAGCGGCTTGATTTCCTGCGCCTGGACACTGATGGCTACGCACAGATCGCAGAGCTCGGTGCAGGCGACGTATTT GGTCTGGAAACGCTGGTGAGGCGCAAGTGCCCCAGGGTCAGCGTGGTCAGCGAGGGGGCGGAGGTCATCTTCATCTCCAAGAAGCTCTTCTTACAGGAGGCTAACATCCGGGTCCTGCGAATCGTCAACGACATG ATGATTCACTATCCCAGCGCCACCGATATCCACGAGCAGCTGGAGGATCAGCGGAAGTGGAGTCGCTTCAAGCATGCGCAGGTGCAGCGTGTGCTGACGAGGGCGGGGCGGCGGAAGGACACGCCTCTTTGCGTCCGCAGTAGCTCATAG